A region from the Gammaproteobacteria bacterium genome encodes:
- a CDS encoding response regulator transcription factor, whose amino-acid sequence MRLLLAEDDTALAQNLKEALNARGYAIDGVDNGLDAEHMGREEEYDLVILDLGLPRKTGLDVLRQWRADGNTVPVLILTARDAWYEKVEGFEAGADDYLAKPFHTEELIARIQALIRRRSGVPGQALNLNGLTLDEERQSVTTPDGETHTLTGTEFRVLRYFMLHPDRIVSKSELTDHVYEYDNDRDSNVIEVYINRLRQKLGKDAIQTRRGQGYVMEKHD is encoded by the coding sequence TTGCGCCTGCTGCTCGCCGAGGACGATACCGCCCTTGCGCAAAACCTCAAGGAGGCGCTCAATGCGCGTGGCTATGCCATCGACGGCGTCGACAACGGGTTGGACGCCGAGCACATGGGCCGCGAGGAGGAATACGACCTGGTCATCCTCGATCTCGGCCTGCCGCGCAAAACCGGCCTCGACGTACTGCGCCAATGGCGCGCCGACGGCAACACCGTACCGGTGCTCATTCTCACCGCGCGCGACGCCTGGTACGAAAAGGTCGAAGGCTTCGAGGCCGGCGCCGACGACTACCTGGCCAAACCCTTTCACACCGAGGAGCTCATCGCCCGCATCCAGGCACTGATCCGCCGCCGCAGCGGCGTGCCCGGCCAGGCGCTGAACCTGAACGGCCTGACCCTCGACGAGGAACGCCAGTCGGTCACCACCCCCGACGGGGAAACCCATACGCTGACCGGCACCGAATTCCGCGTGCTGCGTTATTTCATGCTGCACCCGGACCGCATCGTGTCCAAGAGCGAACTCACCGATCACGTCTACGAATACGACAACGACCGCGACAGCAACGTCATAGAGGTCTACATCAACCGCCTGCGCCAGAAACTCGGCAAAGACGCCATCCAGACCCGACGCGGCCAGGGATACGTGATGGAAAAACACGATTAA